A single genomic interval of Bacteroidales bacterium harbors:
- a CDS encoding response regulator, with amino-acid sequence MKKNILVVEDTFAIREEICDILRMEGFDVFEADNGKTGFQIAKKKNPNLIITDILMPEMNGFELFNILAEDTDTQKIPVIFLSAKANKDAVLRGKSLGTGDYIIKPVSPDNLLNVIYNRIDNHSSIIKISNS; translated from the coding sequence ATGAAAAAAAATATACTCGTAGTTGAAGACACCTTTGCCATACGGGAAGAAATTTGTGATATTCTTCGGATGGAGGGGTTTGATGTATTTGAAGCAGATAACGGAAAAACAGGCTTTCAAATAGCAAAAAAGAAAAATCCGAATTTAATTATTACAGATATTCTTATGCCTGAAATGAACGGTTTTGAACTGTTTAATATTCTTGCTGAAGATACTGATACGCAAAAAATACCTGTTATTTTTTTATCGGCAAAAGCAAACAAAGATGCAGTTTTAAGAGGCAAAAGTCTGGGAACAGGCGATTATATTATCAAACCTGTTAGTCCTGATAACCTGCTTAATGTTATCTATAACAGAATTGATAATCATTCAAGTATTATAAAAATATCAAACTCATGA
- a CDS encoding response regulator — protein sequence MKKKKILIIDDFIPLLEEVVEFLSFEGYQTYSAKDGTEGVQMAIQYNPDLIICDVEMPKMNGYEVFKTIEKIPATASIPFIFLTARAQVEDFKTALQLGVDDYITKPLELDNLLMSISKRLNKHERLKKLHQQKFDILLKNPLIGTFIYIDNQLVMINEKIETITGYSKHELNKLKLSKLIISDTDIVLSKLNSCLKNIHKSVQLKLSFLTKDKKAVFIELFAKYIEIDSKNALIGSLIEINKQSLNKQETSGNKPTAEFEKIVDYLISTGKEQIADEIINVKELISFETKSDIQKIKDKIKLTKREKEILVLICKGLTNIEIADKLFISNRTVDNHRANLLSKTNTKNTASLVAFAYKNQIIKI from the coding sequence ATGAAGAAAAAAAAGATACTAATAATAGATGATTTTATTCCTCTTTTAGAAGAAGTGGTTGAATTTCTTTCTTTTGAAGGTTATCAAACTTATTCTGCAAAAGACGGAACAGAAGGTGTTCAAATGGCAATTCAATACAATCCGGATTTAATAATATGTGATGTAGAAATGCCGAAAATGAATGGCTATGAAGTTTTTAAAACAATTGAAAAAATTCCTGCAACAGCTTCTATACCTTTTATCTTTCTGACAGCCAGAGCTCAAGTTGAAGATTTTAAAACAGCTTTGCAATTAGGAGTTGATGATTATATTACAAAACCTTTGGAGTTGGATAATTTATTAATGAGTATCTCAAAACGTTTAAATAAGCATGAACGTCTCAAAAAATTGCATCAACAAAAATTTGATATATTACTTAAAAATCCTTTAATCGGCACTTTTATTTATATTGACAATCAGCTTGTTATGATAAATGAGAAAATTGAAACTATAACAGGTTACTCCAAACATGAGCTGAACAAACTGAAATTATCTAAACTGATAATCAGTGATACCGATATAGTATTATCTAAATTAAATTCTTGTTTGAAAAATATCCATAAATCCGTTCAACTGAAATTATCGTTCTTAACTAAAGATAAAAAAGCTGTTTTTATTGAGCTGTTTGCTAAATATATAGAAATTGATTCCAAAAATGCACTTATCGGGAGTTTAATTGAAATTAATAAACAAAGTTTGAACAAACAGGAAACTTCCGGCAATAAACCAACGGCAGAATTTGAAAAGATTGTTGATTATTTAATTTCAACAGGTAAAGAACAAATTGCTGATGAAATTATTAATGTTAAAGAATTAATATCTTTTGAAACAAAATCAGATATTCAAAAAATTAAGGATAAAATTAAATTAACAAAACGAGAGAAAGAAATATTAGTCCTAATTTGTAAAGGATTAACAAATATTGAAATTGCAGATAAACTTTTTATCAGTAATCGAACAGTTGATAATCATCGTGCAAATTTATTATCGAAAACCAATACTAAAAATACAGCTTCATTGGTTGCTTTTGCTTATAAGAATCAAATTATAAAAATATAG
- a CDS encoding PKD domain-containing protein, which yields MKTLILTIIIICTQLINIKAQVQANFNADKTEGCNSIVVTFENLSTPPAGLTYLWDFGNGSTSTFFEPTVAYILPGSYTVKLIVSDGLESDTLTKENYINVYSQPQVNIDITGEDIGCAPHNIQFLDNSQAGSGSIVMWHWDFGDGTISTEQNPFHTFYYQSDFSVSLIVTDDNNCTGIGSYENLISVFKPTADFLADPVNSCMSSLEVNFYNNSSGSGNLSFEWDFGDGSTSEETHPVHTYNSNGNYSVELITTDELLCSDTVIRENYIVLSGVNAEFTVDRDTICPNEDLLITNLSVDAKSYLWDFGDGTFSEVENPVHSYSLPGNYEITLTADHIFGCVDTYSIMINVEDVTADFYLSDEFACEIPVSIEYYNNSQNAVSYEWHFGNGEISYETNPVVIYDKKGIYTDTLIAVSSHGCRAKKVIENSLTILLPRAYFKPNMWVDPWDIKGCAPLTVNFTDESSYQTEYDEITNYYWNFGDGSQSNEENPIHVFSDVGVYNVSYFFETQRGCVSTSYYAKAKVGTEQTADFIKNLPDTICASQAIQFFDKSQDSTLINEWYWRFGDGEYSLIQDPVHTYVDTGYMDVKLQAYYNGCGVAEEKENFVYVKGPIVKIDYNIECDNPYEAFLNSNAIGVEKVYWDFGDGSPVDSININPNHTYPNNENYTVNLTAVNNSNNCSFSSSKIIIVRDIKADFKIENYIGCENLNVKLSSKNCQDESCFFNNSLYGKYFWDFGDGNTLLTNSVEISHIYKNKGNYSLKLLVSDLRGCKDSLIKEVKIFKPEPDFNADDLIGCMPMEVTFNNLSESDTAIVSWEWNFGDNTSSSVENPVHSYNEFGIFDLSLTAVDALGCVGTINKNNYIEALQPVPDFTVDDNTVCLCDTISFFPQDTSNIISYQWDFGDGSSSKEVYPKHKYDNPGYYSVTLTLIDEQGCDSTQIINNLIYIQDIPVPKISSSDVLADCYPFQVNFIDSTDNSDIIDWYWDFGDGETSSHLKNPVHIYTKPGSYDVSLSVTTGNGCTGEHTEFNYIEIKGPVAVINAPDTVCRNEEALFIAEDQEDVFGLQWIFGDGSTSSEDTVYHTYDDIGYMYPILLLKSDDLGTCDKYLTDSLYIPQLLPEIIVVDNMYSDCVPFEFNAYNNCTVADTWFWDFGDGSYSSVSDPVHTYPNANIYTVRLIITNNFGCSDSSEVLVEAFPLPVITPINDTLICRGDEIQLKVSGAENYNWLPKMYLDDQYANMPNSKPDSTITYTVIGTDINGCINNSSLTLTVQQEPQVNINDTAVIIGEQVILNAYSDDILTYEWFPDYELSCNDCPVITAIPMESTLYEITVTDTAKCFSLTYDVFIDIIKEYTVDVPAAFTPNGDGINDMIFVKGWGVDNLILFKIFNRYGEIVFETTDKYIGWDGTYKGEMQGVETYTYFVSVETYENEILTKRGTIKLLK from the coding sequence ATGAAGACTCTGATATTAACAATAATTATAATTTGTACGCAATTAATTAATATTAAAGCCCAAGTTCAAGCAAATTTTAATGCTGATAAAACTGAAGGTTGTAATTCAATTGTCGTTACTTTTGAAAATCTTTCCACTCCGCCTGCAGGTTTAACATACTTATGGGATTTTGGCAACGGAAGTACTTCAACATTTTTTGAACCTACTGTTGCATATATACTACCGGGAAGTTATACCGTAAAATTAATTGTGTCTGACGGTTTAGAATCTGATACTTTGACGAAAGAAAATTATATTAATGTTTATTCACAACCACAAGTAAATATTGATATCACAGGAGAAGATATTGGATGTGCTCCTCATAACATTCAATTTCTTGATAATTCACAAGCCGGAAGCGGTTCAATTGTTATGTGGCATTGGGATTTTGGCGACGGAACAATTAGTACCGAACAAAATCCTTTCCATACATTCTATTACCAAAGTGATTTTTCAGTATCATTAATAGTTACTGATGATAATAACTGTACGGGAATAGGCTCTTACGAGAATTTAATTTCTGTATTTAAACCTACTGCTGACTTTCTCGCTGACCCTGTTAATTCCTGTATGTCATCATTGGAAGTAAATTTTTATAACAATTCAAGCGGATCAGGTAATTTGAGTTTTGAATGGGATTTTGGGGACGGTTCTACATCTGAAGAAACTCATCCCGTACATACCTATAATTCTAACGGAAACTACAGTGTAGAACTTATTACTACTGATGAACTGTTATGTTCTGATACTGTGATCAGGGAAAACTATATTGTTTTATCAGGTGTTAATGCAGAATTTACAGTTGATAGAGATACTATATGTCCGAATGAAGATCTCCTGATTACAAATCTGTCAGTAGATGCAAAATCTTATTTGTGGGATTTTGGTGACGGTACTTTTTCAGAAGTTGAAAATCCGGTTCACAGTTATTCTCTCCCCGGTAATTATGAAATAACACTGACAGCTGATCATATATTCGGTTGTGTTGATACATACAGTATTATGATTAATGTTGAAGATGTAACAGCAGATTTTTATTTGTCTGATGAGTTTGCATGTGAAATTCCTGTATCAATTGAATATTATAATAATTCACAAAATGCAGTCAGTTATGAATGGCATTTTGGAAACGGTGAAATATCTTATGAAACAAATCCGGTTGTTATTTATGATAAAAAAGGTATATATACTGATACTCTTATTGCTGTTAGTTCACATGGCTGCAGAGCTAAAAAAGTTATAGAAAACAGTTTGACAATTTTATTACCCCGAGCATATTTTAAGCCTAACATGTGGGTTGATCCATGGGATATTAAAGGCTGTGCTCCTTTAACAGTTAATTTCACTGACGAATCATCTTATCAAACTGAATATGATGAAATTACAAATTATTACTGGAATTTTGGAGACGGCAGTCAAAGCAACGAAGAAAATCCGATCCATGTTTTTAGTGATGTAGGAGTATATAATGTGAGTTATTTTTTTGAAACTCAAAGAGGGTGTGTTTCCACATCATATTATGCTAAAGCAAAAGTAGGAACAGAACAAACAGCAGATTTTATTAAAAACTTACCGGATACAATTTGTGCTTCTCAAGCAATTCAGTTCTTTGACAAATCTCAAGACAGTACACTTATAAATGAATGGTATTGGAGATTTGGTGACGGCGAATATTCATTAATACAAGATCCGGTTCATACTTATGTAGATACAGGATATATGGATGTGAAGTTACAAGCATATTATAACGGTTGCGGAGTTGCTGAAGAAAAGGAAAACTTTGTTTATGTAAAAGGTCCGATTGTCAAAATTGATTATAATATAGAATGTGATAATCCGTATGAAGCGTTCTTAAACAGTAATGCAATTGGCGTTGAAAAGGTATATTGGGATTTTGGAGATGGTTCACCTGTTGATTCAATAAATATTAATCCTAATCATACATATCCGAATAATGAAAATTATACTGTAAATTTAACTGCTGTTAACAATAGTAATAACTGTAGTTTCTCATCAAGCAAAATAATTATAGTCAGAGATATAAAAGCTGATTTTAAAATTGAAAATTACATAGGTTGTGAAAACTTAAACGTTAAGTTAAGCAGTAAAAATTGCCAAGACGAATCTTGTTTTTTCAATAACAGTTTATATGGAAAGTATTTTTGGGATTTTGGTGACGGTAACACATTATTAACTAATTCCGTTGAAATATCGCATATTTATAAAAATAAAGGAAACTATTCCTTAAAATTACTGGTAAGTGATTTAAGGGGTTGTAAAGATTCTCTTATAAAAGAAGTTAAAATATTTAAACCTGAACCGGATTTTAATGCAGATGATCTAATTGGTTGTATGCCAATGGAAGTAACTTTTAATAATTTATCCGAAAGTGATACTGCAATAGTTTCTTGGGAATGGAACTTTGGCGATAATACATCGTCAAGTGTCGAAAATCCTGTACATTCATATAATGAGTTCGGAATTTTTGATCTGTCATTAACAGCAGTGGATGCATTAGGTTGTGTAGGAACAATTAATAAAAATAATTATATTGAAGCACTTCAACCTGTTCCGGATTTTACGGTTGATGATAATACTGTTTGTCTATGTGATACAATCAGTTTCTTCCCTCAAGATACAAGCAATATTATCTCATATCAATGGGATTTTGGTGACGGATCATCATCAAAAGAAGTTTATCCTAAACATAAATATGATAATCCCGGCTATTATTCCGTTACTTTAACTTTAATTGATGAACAAGGATGTGATTCAACTCAAATTATTAATAACTTAATTTACATTCAAGATATTCCGGTTCCTAAAATATCTTCTTCAGACGTTTTAGCTGACTGCTATCCCTTTCAAGTTAATTTTATTGACAGTACTGATAATTCTGATATAATTGATTGGTATTGGGATTTTGGAGATGGTGAAACCTCTTCTCATTTAAAAAATCCGGTGCATATTTATACAAAACCCGGCAGTTATGATGTTAGTTTGAGTGTTACAACAGGAAACGGATGTACGGGAGAACATACAGAATTTAATTATATTGAAATAAAGGGCCCCGTTGCTGTTATTAATGCACCTGATACTGTTTGCAGAAATGAAGAAGCATTGTTTATTGCAGAAGATCAAGAAGATGTGTTTGGTCTGCAATGGATATTCGGTGACGGAAGTACTTCATCTGAAGACACAGTATATCACACTTATGATGATATTGGATATATGTATCCCATATTACTGTTAAAAAGTGATGATCTGGGTACTTGTGACAAATATTTGACAGACTCATTGTACATTCCACAGCTTTTGCCTGAAATAATTGTTGTTGATAATATGTATTCAGATTGTGTACCTTTTGAATTTAATGCATATAATAATTGTACCGTAGCTGATACTTGGTTTTGGGATTTTGGTGACGGTTCATATTCAAGTGTCTCGGATCCTGTTCATACCTATCCCAATGCTAATATTTATACAGTTAGATTAATAATTACTAACAATTTCGGGTGTAGTGATTCATCTGAAGTATTAGTTGAAGCTTTTCCGTTACCGGTTATTACTCCTATAAATGACACTTTGATATGTCGAGGAGACGAAATTCAATTAAAAGTATCCGGAGCAGAAAACTATAACTGGTTACCTAAAATGTATTTGGATGATCAATATGCAAATATGCCAAACTCTAAACCTGATTCTACAATTACATATACAGTTATTGGTACAGATATAAACGGTTGCATAAATAATTCAAGTTTAACTCTCACTGTTCAGCAAGAACCTCAAGTTAATATTAATGATACTGCTGTTATTATTGGAGAACAAGTAATATTAAATGCATATTCAGATGATATTTTAACTTATGAATGGTTTCCCGATTATGAATTAAGTTGTAATGACTGTCCTGTAATTACTGCAATTCCTATGGAATCTACTTTATATGAAATAACCGTAACTGATACTGCTAAATGCTTTTCTTTAACTTATGATGTGTTTATTGATATTATTAAAGAATATACAGTAGATGTACCCGCTGCATTTACTCCGAACGGAGACGGAATTAATGATATGATTTTTGTAAAAGGATGGGGTGTTGATAATTTAATTCTTTTCAAAATTTTTAATCGTTACGGAGAAATTGTATTTGAAACTACTGATAAATATATTGGCTGGGATGGTACTTATAAAGGAGAAATGCAAGGAGTTGAAACTTATACATACTTTGTATCAGTAGAAACATATGAAAATGAAATTTTAACTAAAAGAGGTACAATTAAACTTTTAAAATAA
- a CDS encoding type IX secretion system membrane protein PorP/SprF has translation MRHFYFISFIIIFLIYGNTGNSQDIHFSKFLSAPLILNPANTTNYHGNWCLISNFRNQGTGTPDPYVTTSVAFDFPVYIKNERAGIGFIWINDKSAQNTLFVNKLYLSSAYFVRISQRSYLHMGLQAGYVHKKFDYNNLTFPDQFDMTSGYFNSDMYTNEVLENSTLSYLDLNWGLIWSYKAPKFTSEIGAAMFHYNTPQESFSTIENRLKPRYVYHAFFEKLFLKNFFIKPKALYVNQNMASELLIGFDTGLLFPENKITKSFYVGAFFRGGFMRNPDAFIFKTGFNYKNFDISLGYDLEVPGHNLFIYTKNSFELSVSFRRPETNIKNKTIPCSIF, from the coding sequence ATGAGACATTTCTATTTCATATCATTTATAATAATATTTTTGATTTACGGTAATACCGGTAACAGCCAAGATATCCATTTTTCAAAATTCTTATCTGCACCTCTTATTTTAAATCCGGCTAATACAACAAATTATCACGGTAATTGGTGTCTGATTTCAAATTTTAGAAATCAAGGAACAGGAACACCGGATCCTTATGTAACAACATCTGTTGCATTTGATTTTCCGGTTTATATAAAAAATGAAAGAGCAGGTATCGGTTTTATATGGATAAACGATAAATCAGCTCAAAATACCTTATTTGTAAACAAGTTGTATTTAAGTTCAGCTTATTTTGTCAGAATATCACAAAGATCGTACTTACATATGGGATTACAAGCAGGTTATGTTCATAAAAAGTTTGATTATAATAATCTTACATTTCCTGACCAATTTGACATGACATCAGGTTATTTTAATTCAGACATGTACACAAATGAAGTTTTAGAGAACTCAACATTATCATATTTAGATTTAAATTGGGGCTTAATATGGAGTTATAAAGCTCCGAAATTTACATCAGAAATTGGTGCTGCAATGTTTCATTATAATACTCCTCAAGAATCATTTTCAACTATTGAAAACAGGTTAAAGCCCAGATATGTTTATCATGCTTTTTTTGAAAAACTTTTTTTGAAAAACTTTTTTATCAAACCAAAAGCTCTTTATGTGAATCAAAATATGGCTTCAGAATTATTGATAGGTTTTGATACCGGATTGCTGTTTCCGGAAAATAAAATAACTAAAAGCTTTTATGTTGGTGCATTTTTCAGAGGAGGATTTATGAGAAATCCGGATGCTTTTATTTTTAAGACAGGATTTAACTATAAGAATTTTGATATTTCATTAGGATATGATCTGGAAGTTCCGGGACACAACTTATTTATATATACCAAGAACTCGTTTGAATTGTCTGTAAGCTTTAGAAGACCGGAGACAAATATTAAAAATAAAACTATTCCGTGTTCAATTTTTTAA